Genomic segment of Gloeocapsa sp. PCC 7428:
TAGCCACTTACTCAAAGATGCGATCGCTTATGCGCATCGTAAAGGTGTCGTTGTTGTCGCGGCTGCGGGTAATGCCAACAAAAATTCAGCTTCGTATCCGGCGCGTTATCCTCACGTGATTGGTGTAGCCGCGCTCGATTCAGCGGGTGAAAAAGCGCCGTATTCTAACTTTGGTGCAGGTGTTGATATTTCTGCGCCTGGTGGTGTGGGTACGGGTGCAGGAGGGATTCTGCAAGAAACAATTAATTCTGAGGGACAAGCGATGTTTGTTTCTTTTCAAGGAACAAGTATGGCAGCCCCTCACGTTGCTGGTGTTGCGGCTTTAATCAAAGCAACTGGCGTTAAAGAACCAGATCAAGTGCGAAGTGTCTTGAAAAAATCCGCGATGCGCGTCAAAAATGATACTTTAAATCATTATGGTGCGGGACAACTTGATGCGGCAGCGGCGGTTAAACTTGCGGTACGCGGACAAATCAGTTTTCGCGATTTCTTCCGGTGGTTGCGTGACAGTGGCTATCTCAATCCGCGCTTTTGGATTGATGGCGGCGCGGTGGCGTTACTGCCGAAACTAGCTATGGTTTTGGGTTCTTATCTCCTCGCCTGGTTTTTACGCGTATACTTCCCGTTTACTTGGAGTTGGTCATTATTGGGTGGTTTAGTTGCTGGAAGTTCAGGGTTATTCTTCTTGCGCGGATTCTACATCTTTGATTTTCCGCAAGTTCCCTTCCGCATTATGGGCAGTTCAATTCCCGAAATGGGGAATGCGATCGCGGGTAACAATATCTTAAATCCCTTATTCGCTAGCGTCCTGATTCCGTTTATCTTAGTCGCCCTCCTCTTGAATAAACCCACATGGAAGTGGTTTGCGATTGGTACGGCGTTAGGTGTTGCGGCGTGTTTAGGCGTGAATGCCGTTGTCTCACCTGCGGTTTGGGGCATGGGTAGCGGTGCGATCGCCCGTGTATTTCTGTTCATTAATGCTTTAATGTGTTACAGCCTCGCGCTATTAGCCATCAAAGTGGAGCGATCGACATGAGTACGACTGTTACAGGAACAATTCAACGCAGTGATATGGGTGCTGGGGCGTGGGCGCTAACAGCAGACGACGGCACAACTTATGAACTTCATAACGCCCCGAAAGAATTGCTGCAACCAGGCAAAAAAGTCAAAGTCACAGGACAGATCCGCGAAGATGTGATGACAATTGCAATGATTGGACCTGTCCTTGAAGTGCGATCGTTTGAACCTGTTAGCGATTAGCAATTAGCACTTTAGCTAAACTGTTGTAGCATCTAACACGGCTTGCAACTTACTTCTAAATTCTCCCTTGGGATGACCGCCTTTGACTTCGCCTAAAATCTTAAATTCGCCTTCGGGGGAATCACAGATAAGATAGGTAGGCCATCCCATTTCTGCTTTGTCGGGATACTGCGTTAACAGAATCTTACGATACTTGCGATACGTCGCAGTGTCCTGCATCTTAACATCAATAAACTGTAATCCTAATTCCTCACTGACTTTTTGATCGTAAAACGACATTTTATGGCAAATTCCGCAATCTTCTGATGAAAACTTAATAACTGCTCGCTCCATTATGGTTTATCCTCGTTGGTCAGAAATTGTGAATTAAGTAGGTGGTACATAATTAAATATCACACTTGTTGAGAGCAGGTAACGGGTAATGTGTTGCTCAATATTCTTACCAATTACCAGTTACCAATGACCAAGCTTTTAGTTACGTTTATTTTCACTTACTTACTTAAGTTATTTATTGTATACGTCTGAAGTAGCAGATTGCGCACTGCTCAATTCTCCACAATAGGGTATGCAACTGCGTGAAGGAAATAGGTAAGTTAAAAAAATAATGCTTATCTACTGCTAAGAGGAGAGTTTCACGTGGTGCAAGCAGTAATTTTAGATGTTGATGGCACACTGGTGCTGAGTAATGATGCCCATGCGCAATCGTGGGTTGATGCGTTTGCAGAATATGGATATCACATATCATTTGAACAAGTCCGACCGCTCATCGGAATGGGTGGCGATCAAGTCATACCGAGAATGGTACCAGGGTTGAATAAAGAAGAGGGTGATGGGAAAAAGATCTCTGAACGGCGCAAAGAACTGATTATCGAGAAGTATGGACCCAAGCTAGAAGCTGCTCCAGGTGCGCGAGAATTAGTACAGCGGATGAAGCAGCAAGGGTTAAAGTTGATTATTGCTAGTTCTGCGACAAGTCAAGAGTTAGAAGTTTTACTTAAAGCTGCGCAGGTAGATGACTTGCTCAATGAAGCAACGACATCGAGTGATGCTGAGGCTTCTAAACCAGAACCGGATATTGTCGAAGCTGCTTTAAGTAAGTTACAGGTACAACCTGATGCTGTGTTGATGCTAGGCGATACACCCTACGATATTCAAGCCGCGAGTGCAGCTGGTGTTGACACGATCGCAGTACGTTGCGGGGGGTTTGAAGATGCGCAACTCAAAGGCGCTAAAGCAATTTATGACGACCCTGCGGATTTGCTTGCGCACTACGATGAGTCGCTTTTGAGTAAATAGTAGTATCACGGGTAATAGGTCATAAGTCATTGCTAATTAGATACTCTGAGGCGTAAGTATTTATTGTCGCCGGCTCAGTTTTGAGTTGCCGAAGTACTAGCAGTGCATCGATGCCTATTGCTTTGAGTACATAAAAGGTTTCTTTGCTTAAATCAATTGACATATTTACAGTCGCGATCGCTGATTCAACCTTGATCATCGTGCGTAAGAATTCGCCTCACCAACAAAGTGCGAATTCTCTACGCAGTAGCTAACACAAAAATATTCTCTTTGCAAGCGAAAACACACTGAGATCTTGAATAAGATTGTTGCAGGTAACGAAATCACTTCAGAAGATTTACGCTCAAAATAATTAAACTGTGTAGATATGCTTAATGAAACAATATGAAATAATTATTAAGAGGAAAATGTTATTAATTAACAATTATAGACTGAATGAGCATCCAGAGAAAATCAGACTTATAGAACAAAACTTAGGAGAAATCCTAAAGCCTACTATTGATGCATATCTGCATCAAAGTGCTGCTAACAAAAGTTGTTAGTCGTGCTACTAAAGCTAGTTATATGAGTGTTTATGGTTGGAGAAGAAAGCATTTTCTATGGAGCCGCTATTGTGTAGCGGTTGCAGCTATAGCAATCACACTACTGGTCAAACTGTTGCTTGCACCAATCATTGATAATGAAAGTCCCTTCTTATTATTTTTCTTTGCGATCGTCGTTAGTACTTGGTACGGCGGTAGGACAACAGGAATACTTGCGACAGTTTTAGCGGCTTTATGCGCCGATTATTTTTTCATTCCGCCGTTTCATTCTTTCTTAGTTGATACTGTAGGCTTTTGTATTCGTCTAGGCTTGTTCATCTTTGAAGGAACTGCAATAACATATGTCGTTGCTGAATTAAATACTACCAAACAACAAGCCGAAACGAGAAGGTTAGAAGCTTTACGCTACCAAGAGACTTTACAACAAAGCGAAGAACGCTTTCGTTTATTCGTTGAAAGTGTTGGCGAATATGCAATATTTATGCTCGATGCCGATGCTAACATCGTTAGCTGGAATGTGGGAGCAGAAAACTTATTTGGGTATAAAGAAGCAGAAATTTTAGGAAAACATTTTTCTTCCTTATTCACGCTTGACGATATTAGAAGTGGGAAACCACAACATGAGATCGAACAAGCGATCGCGCAAGGACGTGCGGAAGCGCAAACGTGGCACCTACGGAGTAACGGTACGTGGTTTTGGGCAAATTGCGTAATTACCGCGTTACGCGATAATAATGGTTGCTTGCGTGGTTTTGCCAAAGTTATTCACGATTTTACCGAACATCATCAAGTAGAAGTGGTTCTGCAAAAAGCTAACGAAGAATTAGAACTCAGAGTCCAAAGCCGCACCTTTGAGTTACAAAACGCTAATGAGCAACTGTGCAACGAAATTATTGAACGCCAGCAAATTGAAGAAGCTTTATTAGATAGTCAAACTCGACTGCAACTGATTAATAGCATCTCAACCGCAATGATGCTAGGTATGTCGGTAGAACAGATTATTAAACGTACCGTCAGACAAATCAGCGAATGTTTTCCTTCACTACGCGTCGCTTACTCGATAATTGATCAAAATGGCACCTTGATGGTCGTTCATTCGCTAGAACCCGAAGGAATACCATCACTTCAGGGAGTCACGTTTGATTTGCAGACAATGCCAGACTATCTCCAAGCGATACAAATGAATGTACCGATTGTAGTAGAAGATATCGCGCAGGATCTGCGCTTTTCTCCGCAAAATTGTGCTTTGTTTCGTACCTATGGTATTCAAGCGTTTGTTGACGTTCCATTGCAATACTCGAAACAATTAATCGGTTTGCTGTGCTTTGATTCGGCGCAGCCGCGAAAGTGGAGTAATCACGAAATTGGTACGTTGATTGTTATCACGCAGTATCTTTCGATCATCATCAAGAATGCTCAGACGCAACAAGAACGCGATCGCGCCGAACTCGCGTTACAACAAGCGCACGATGAATTAGAACTTAGAGTCAGAAATCGAACAGCACAACTTGCAAAAGCAAACGAAGAGTTAAAAACAGAAATTTACGAGCGCCGGCGCGTTGAAGAATCACTAAGACAAAGTGAAGAACGCTTGCGCTTTGCTCTGAGTGCGGCTGATATGGTAGCGTGGGATTGGAATACTTCAACCGATGAAATTAGTTACTCTGACAATGCACATAGCGCGATCAGATTACCGTCAAAAACAAAAATAAACACGGCGACCGAGTTTTTTAATTTAATCTATCCTGAAGATCGCGATCGCGTGCTGCAAGAACTTCGGTTTCAATGTACTTCAGCGAATAGAAATCTCTACAGCACAGAATTTCGTTTAGTTCATCCTGATGGTTCGATTCACTGGATGGCTAATCAAGGAAAAGTGAGTTATGACAGCGCGGGTAAAGTCATCCGCGTTAGTGGAATTCTCCGTGATATTACAAAGCAAAAGCAAATTGCCGACCAAATACAAGCTTCGCTTGTTGAAAAAGAAGTCTTACTCAAAGAAATTCATCACCGTGTCAAAAATAATTTGCAGATCATTTCTAGCCTTCTCAGCCTACAGTCAGGATACATTGAAGATCAACAAACGCTAGAAATTTTAAAAGCGGGTGAAAACCGTATAGCTTCAATGGCACTAATTCACGAACAATTGTATCAATCACAAGACTTAGCAAAGATTGATTTCCCAGATTATATTCAAAATTTAGTGGCTAATTTGTTTAGCTCTTATGATGTTTCTTCTGAAAAAATTATTTTACATTCTAATATTGAACGCATTCTTTTGAGTTTAGATATCGCTATCCCGTGTGGTTTAATTATTAACGAATTAATCTCTAATTCTTTAAAACACGCCTTTCCAAATAATAAAAAAGGTAACATATACATTAAGCTGTCTGCGATAGATGATCGATATCACCTTAGTATTAGAGATGATGGTGTAGGATTACCAAAAAACATAGATCCAAACAATACAGATTCTTTGGGCTTACAAATTGTCGCTGCTTTAACTCAACAATTAGAAGGTAGTTTGGATATTCATAGTCACAATGGTACAGAGTTTAAAATTAAGTTTTGATAGTCAAAGTTATTTAATTTGATAAGTATTCCTAATGAGTAAGGCAAGTATCCTAATTGTAGAAGATGAGCTTCTTGTTGCCAAAGATATACAAAATCGGCTAACTAAGTTTGGATACGCTGTTGTTGGTGTCGTCTCTTCGGGAAAGGAAGCGATCAATAAAGCGACAGAAAAGAATCCTGACCTCATTTTAATGGATATTCATTTAAAAGGAGAGCTTGACGGAATTGAAGTAGCGCAGGTAATTTATAATGGTTTGAATATTCCGATAGTTTACCTAACCGCTAATGCTGATGACAGCACATTAGAACGCGCCAAGGCAACAGAGCCGTTTGGGTATATTTTAAAACCTTTTAAAGAGAAAGAATTAAAAACAACAATTGAAATTACACTAACGAAGCATCAAATTGAAAAAAAGCTTCGACAAAGCGAACAGTGGTTAGCCACAGTTCTCAAAAGTATTGGCGATGCTGTGATTACTAGCGATGCTTGCGGAACAGTGACTTTTATGAATCCTGTAGCCGAATCGCTGACAGGTTGGACACAAGAGGAAGCCTACGGTAGAGATGCAACAGAAATATTTAATATTACGAATAGCATATCTGGTCAAAAAGTGGACAGTCCTATTGTGCAAGCTTTAAAACAAGGAACTACAGTTGGAATCGCCGAAGAAACACTTTTGATTACCAAAAATGGCATAGAAATTCCCATTGATGATAGCGCAGCACCAATCCGCGATGATAAAGGAAATATCACTGGTGCAGTATTAGTATTTCGCGATATTACAGAACGTAAGCAAGCAAAAGAAGCTCGTCAAAAGCAAATTGAACAAGAAAGGCTTGTTGCTCAACTAGAAAAACTTAATCAACTAAAAGATGATTTTTTAAGTACAGTTTCGCACGAATTACGGACTCCGATCGCCAATATGAAAATGGCAATTCAAATGCTATCTCTTGCACCTAATATAGAAAAAAGTCGGCGGTACTTGGAAATTTTGCAAGCAGAATGCACGCGGGAAACTGAGCTAATTAATGATTTGCTTGATTTACAACGTCTCGAATTAGCAACTTATCCAACGCTACTTGCTGAAGCAATTCATTTAAGCGATTGGTTAGCAAAAATAATTGAGCCATTTGTGCATCGCAGCGAACAACGTCAACAAATCCTGCAAATGAATATTAGCTCTAATTTAATACCATTGGTTTCTGGTCGGGCTAGCATCGAGCGAATTTTAGCAGAACTATTAAATAATGCGTGTAAGTATACTCCAGCAGGTGGGAAGATAATCTTAAGTGTCAGCCAAGATGATGCACGATCGCCCGAAGATGCGGCAAGAAACACAGATTTATCTAGAGTAAAAACGATTTTCAGCGTTAAAAATCAAGCCGAAATTCCTCAAGAGCAATTACCGCGAATCTTTGAAAAATTCTATCGCGTTCCCCAAAGCGATCGCTGGCAACAAGGTGGAACAGGTTTAGGGCTTGCTTTGGTGCAAAAGCTTGTTGAACACTTGCAGGGAACGATTGATGTAACCAGCGATCAAGGTTGGACAACATTTACTGTCACGTTGACTAATTTAGTTGGAAATCATGAAATCTAAAGAATAGGTTAATTTTAAATTTGTTGTGCGTCGTTAATGTTAGTGAAAGTCAATTTATAGGCTATATATTATAACGTAAGTTGCGGATTTATGACAACTTAGATAGCCAGAGAAACTTTGTTGATAAAAATGCATCTAAGTAATTAGTTAAGATCAAATAGTAGAGAGTTGCGTTTAGAAAGTAAATCTGTGGAATAGGTGAAAAAGAATCAGGAACATACAATTAGCAATCTTAATTGGGCGGTAGAAAACATCTGTTCCATCATTAAACAGTCAAAATTTTCCTGTGTTGCGAACTTTTTTCCTTTTTTCGGGCAATAGGAGCCACTGTGACGCTAGAATTCCACCTCTGCGTAACTGCTATTGGACATCATCTTTACCGAGTACATACTGAACAAGTACCGCCTACAGTGCCAATTGCCAAGGAAGTTAGAGCGTGGGATGTAGAGAGTTGGTTAAGTTATGCAGCGCAGATTAAAGCTGCTGTATATCTAGGCGATCGCCATAACTTAAATGCAACCTTAGCTATTTTAGGAAAGCAACTTTATGCTGCATTGTTTACAGGGAAAATTGCAGAGAGTTGGAATGTAGCACAAAATTTAGCTCAGCAAAAACAAGTACTACTGGCATTACACATAGAAATTGCTGCGAGTTGCTTAGTAGATTTACCGTGGGAACTTCTCTATACAGCAGATCGCTTTTTAGTTACCAATCCTCAAATCGCTGTGAAGATTAGCCGGAGACACGCAGCCGAAAATCTAGAACAACTCGATTTGGCTTACCTCATCGAGGATATGCAGCAAGAATCGCTTGCGGAAGAATGGAATGATACGTTTCTCGAAATTGATGAGAGCGATCCCGCGTATGCCGAAGATTCAGCTGTTGTTGCGAATATATTGAGCCAACTTGCAGCATCGCCGCCGACAACTCCAAACGAAGAACAAGCTTCCATACCTACAACTTCTACTCAAACTACGCCGCCACCGCGCGGCAAATCAGAAAGTGTCTGGAGGACATTTGTCATTGGTAGTTTCATGATGGCAATCGTTGCGATCGCCAGCGTATGGTGGGAATATCAGCAACCAAATCAAATTGCTAGTTCTTTAACATCCTTAGCGTGGAATCGGTTAAATAAGCGTAATTGGCAAGCCGCGAGTACACAAGAAATAACGGCGATCGCGATCGCCCAGTTGCATCGAAAAGAAGCGATCGCTGCACAACCCCTAGTGGAAGAACTACTTAACCGCAACGCGTTACAAAATGCTGAAAAGGTGCTGAAGGTTGTTCCGCCGTCTGCTAATACTGATACAATTTTGTTTCTGCGTGGACGTTTGGCATGGCAATCTTCACAAATAGAACAAGCACGTCGTTATTGGGAAGCTGCGGTCAAACAAAAGTCTGACACAAAATACTACAACGCTTTAGGCTTCGCCTACTATGCACAAGACAACTGGAGTCAAGCTAATGAAGCATGGTTTGAGGCATTATATTTAGCTAATCAACCGTCAGTCACGCAAGATAACAGCGAACTCCTCACAACCTATGCTGGACTTGCATTAGTCTTGCAGCAGTCAGTGCCGAATCGACCGCCTAACGAACAAGCAAAACTCATTAATGAAGCAGTAAAGCTCCGTGAAAAAGTTTTAGCAGAAGATCCTATTAACTTTCAACTACAGCAGTTAGAGAGTCATTGGCTATGGCATCAAAAAGCCATCACCGACTGGCGATCGCTCCTTCTTATAAAAGACAGCAGGGTTAGTCGTTAGTGGGTAGTAAGATGAGCATTAAAGCTAACATTAGCTATTCACTCTTCTGTTTCCTCATCGTAAGTTTTACCCAAAATTGAAGATAGCGAACGGCGTTTACGAATGTCCATCATTTCTGCGAGTGCGACTTTTTCGACATCGACTTGTTGAGCATTTTCTGGAGGCAAAATTGTGATGACTGGGTCTTCACGACTACCATTACTATCTGAAACCTCTACAACGGTTGGTTCGGCGCTGTGAGGTTCTGGGACTTCGACAACAGGCGGTTTAGGTGTTGGGGATATCTCTGGTTCAATTACAATAGGTGGTTCTATACGAGGAACCGCAGAGGGCTGTTGCGCTTGCAGCATTTGTAGTTGCTGCTTGCGGTTACGCGATCTTCGCTGACGGCGTTGATGTTTTCTTTTTGGCTGTGATGAATCTTTTAATTGTCGGAAGACAACCCAGTAGCCAGCTGCACAGATAACAATCGCACCAACTACCCAGATGACAAGGCGATCGCTACCAGTAGTGACCGCATCAGGTACTTGGACAACAAGCGGTGCTGATTCTGGGCGATCGACAAAACCAGCAAAAGTTAAACTGAAAATCGAAAGTGTAGTGACTAGTAGTAGAATTAACCACAGCAAAGGCCAAAGCAGCCAAGGTGAACACAGTACGGCAAGTACCGAATTCAATAAGATAGATGATTTTGCTGATCCTCGCCGTCTGGCACGAGCCAACTGTAAATTACTACGTTGTTGTGATGACTGCTGTGTACTCTGATTGTCGTCCATAGCTAAATGTCAGCGGCATACACCCTGTTTTGTTTTTCATTATCTAATAGATCTGGAGGTCAGAGGTCAGAGCTTTTTAGAGCAAGGATATAGGGTAAAAAGTTGTTACAACTATTTACTTTCACCTACTCTACTAACTACTAACCACTAACGATGTCTTTCTAATGCCAATTGGATGAGGCGATCGACTAATTCTGTGAAGGGAACGCCACTTTTTTCCCACATTTGCGGATACATACTTGTTGCTGTAAAGCCTGGTAATGTATTGATTTCGTTAATCAGAATTTCTCCTGTGGCTTCAACGTAGAAGAAATCGACTCGTGCTAAACCCGCCGCGTCAACAGCCGCAAAAGCTTGCAACGACATCTCTTGAATTGCCGCAGCGACTGATTCTGGTACAGATGCAGGAATTGACAACGCTGCTCGACCCGCAGTATATTTTGTTTCATAGTCGTAGAAATCACTCTCAAAGGTAATTTCTCCGACGACCGAAGCTTTGGGGTTATCGTTGCCCAAAACCGCACACTCTAGTTCGCGAGCAACAACGCCTGCTTCGACAATTAACCGCCGATCGTAGCTAGCGGCATTGTCTAGGGCTGTTTCTAATTCACTGCGCGATCGCACTTTGGTAATACCAACCGAAGACCCTAAATTCGCGGGTTTCACAAAGCATGGATAACCAAGCGTTGCTTCGATTTGGTCGCATAATTTAGGAAACACGCAAGGATTTGACCACACTTGCGCGCGGTTAACTGCCATGTACTTGACTTGCGGCAATCCAGCTTGGGCAAATGCCATTTTCATCGCGATTTTATCCATGCCCATCGCGGAACCTAATACCCCAGAACCTACGTAGGGCACCTGCATTAATTGCAACAAACCTTGGACTGTACCGTCTTCACCATTCGGACCGTGAAGGATCGGAAACCAGACATCTACATCGGCAACTTGCGACTGCGACGAAGCTGAGGAAACGGGTAGATAGGGAGATGTTGGAATTGGGAGCGATGTTGAGTTGTCACTCGGTAGCTGCGTATTTGATTCATCAAGTTGGAGGGGAGTACCAGACGCGAGAACTTGCTGCGCAATGTCTCCAGGAAGCCAGCGCCCATCCTTTTGAATATAAAACGGCAGAAGTTCGTATTTTTGTTGATTTGAACCTGATAGGAGTGCTTGTGCGATCGCGCGTGCGGAACTAATTGAAACTTCATGTTCGCCCGAACGACCGCCAAACAGCAACCCTACTCGCAATTTATTCATCGGCTAATTCCCTTTTAGGC
This window contains:
- a CDS encoding hybrid sensor histidine kinase/response regulator produces the protein MSKASILIVEDELLVAKDIQNRLTKFGYAVVGVVSSGKEAINKATEKNPDLILMDIHLKGELDGIEVAQVIYNGLNIPIVYLTANADDSTLERAKATEPFGYILKPFKEKELKTTIEITLTKHQIEKKLRQSEQWLATVLKSIGDAVITSDACGTVTFMNPVAESLTGWTQEEAYGRDATEIFNITNSISGQKVDSPIVQALKQGTTVGIAEETLLITKNGIEIPIDDSAAPIRDDKGNITGAVLVFRDITERKQAKEARQKQIEQERLVAQLEKLNQLKDDFLSTVSHELRTPIANMKMAIQMLSLAPNIEKSRRYLEILQAECTRETELINDLLDLQRLELATYPTLLAEAIHLSDWLAKIIEPFVHRSEQRQQILQMNISSNLIPLVSGRASIERILAELLNNACKYTPAGGKIILSVSQDDARSPEDAARNTDLSRVKTIFSVKNQAEIPQEQLPRIFEKFYRVPQSDRWQQGGTGLGLALVQKLVEHLQGTIDVTSDQGWTTFTVTLTNLVGNHEI
- a CDS encoding S8 family peptidase, which encodes MKKLLVGLVLIGLCFGLFNFKGLASQGEFEEIVLDFREDIPISQIDNQLSAIAQQFNLAPQLNSIFSKPDNVYIVKGDRATLKALRKSSAAKSTEYIEPNYIYNALEVPNDPDYNKQWNLRSIKVESAWDETKGHGVTVAVIDTGVSPVPDLKQTKFVRGYDFVNNRETATDDSGHGTHVAGTIAQSTNNNYGVAGIAYEANIMPLKVLSAFGGGTVADIAEAIKFAADHNADVINMSLGGGGDSHLLKDAIAYAHRKGVVVVAAAGNANKNSASYPARYPHVIGVAALDSAGEKAPYSNFGAGVDISAPGGVGTGAGGILQETINSEGQAMFVSFQGTSMAAPHVAGVAALIKATGVKEPDQVRSVLKKSAMRVKNDTLNHYGAGQLDAAAAVKLAVRGQISFRDFFRWLRDSGYLNPRFWIDGGAVALLPKLAMVLGSYLLAWFLRVYFPFTWSWSLLGGLVAGSSGLFFLRGFYIFDFPQVPFRIMGSSIPEMGNAIAGNNILNPLFASVLIPFILVALLLNKPTWKWFAIGTALGVAACLGVNAVVSPAVWGMGSGAIARVFLFINALMCYSLALLAIKVERST
- a CDS encoding HAD family hydrolase, with the protein product MVQAVILDVDGTLVLSNDAHAQSWVDAFAEYGYHISFEQVRPLIGMGGDQVIPRMVPGLNKEEGDGKKISERRKELIIEKYGPKLEAAPGARELVQRMKQQGLKLIIASSATSQELEVLLKAAQVDDLLNEATTSSDAEASKPEPDIVEAALSKLQVQPDAVLMLGDTPYDIQAASAAGVDTIAVRCGGFEDAQLKGAKAIYDDPADLLAHYDESLLSK
- a CDS encoding DUF5818 domain-containing protein; the protein is MSTTVTGTIQRSDMGAGAWALTADDGTTYELHNAPKELLQPGKKVKVTGQIREDVMTIAMIGPVLEVRSFEPVSD
- a CDS encoding D-alanine--D-alanine ligase family protein, which translates into the protein MNKLRVGLLFGGRSGEHEVSISSARAIAQALLSGSNQQKYELLPFYIQKDGRWLPGDIAQQVLASGTPLQLDESNTQLPSDNSTSLPIPTSPYLPVSSASSQSQVADVDVWFPILHGPNGEDGTVQGLLQLMQVPYVGSGVLGSAMGMDKIAMKMAFAQAGLPQVKYMAVNRAQVWSNPCVFPKLCDQIEATLGYPCFVKPANLGSSVGITKVRSRSELETALDNAASYDRRLIVEAGVVARELECAVLGNDNPKASVVGEITFESDFYDYETKYTAGRAALSIPASVPESVAAAIQEMSLQAFAAVDAAGLARVDFFYVEATGEILINEINTLPGFTATSMYPQMWEKSGVPFTELVDRLIQLALERHR
- a CDS encoding PAS domain S-box protein, which produces MLLTKVVSRATKASYMSVYGWRRKHFLWSRYCVAVAAIAITLLVKLLLAPIIDNESPFLLFFFAIVVSTWYGGRTTGILATVLAALCADYFFIPPFHSFLVDTVGFCIRLGLFIFEGTAITYVVAELNTTKQQAETRRLEALRYQETLQQSEERFRLFVESVGEYAIFMLDADANIVSWNVGAENLFGYKEAEILGKHFSSLFTLDDIRSGKPQHEIEQAIAQGRAEAQTWHLRSNGTWFWANCVITALRDNNGCLRGFAKVIHDFTEHHQVEVVLQKANEELELRVQSRTFELQNANEQLCNEIIERQQIEEALLDSQTRLQLINSISTAMMLGMSVEQIIKRTVRQISECFPSLRVAYSIIDQNGTLMVVHSLEPEGIPSLQGVTFDLQTMPDYLQAIQMNVPIVVEDIAQDLRFSPQNCALFRTYGIQAFVDVPLQYSKQLIGLLCFDSAQPRKWSNHEIGTLIVITQYLSIIIKNAQTQQERDRAELALQQAHDELELRVRNRTAQLAKANEELKTEIYERRRVEESLRQSEERLRFALSAADMVAWDWNTSTDEISYSDNAHSAIRLPSKTKINTATEFFNLIYPEDRDRVLQELRFQCTSANRNLYSTEFRLVHPDGSIHWMANQGKVSYDSAGKVIRVSGILRDITKQKQIADQIQASLVEKEVLLKEIHHRVKNNLQIISSLLSLQSGYIEDQQTLEILKAGENRIASMALIHEQLYQSQDLAKIDFPDYIQNLVANLFSSYDVSSEKIILHSNIERILLSLDIAIPCGLIINELISNSLKHAFPNNKKGNIYIKLSAIDDRYHLSIRDDGVGLPKNIDPNNTDSLGLQIVAALTQQLEGSLDIHSHNGTEFKIKF